DNA sequence from the Shewanella piezotolerans WP3 genome:
GGCATTGACAGTCAAATTATTGCGCGCTCCATTGCCGATACTTTCTGCAACACTTTAGACTTTACAGCGCTTATCCATAGCGCTCAAAAGCAAGGCGCGACATTATTTGTCGAGCTAGGCGCAGATAGGCAAAACTGCACACTTATCGATAAAATTGCCAAACAAGATCGCCAATGCGGCAGCAAGTCTTCAGACTTTCCTTGCTGCACTGTGCCAACAAATGCCAAAGGCGGTGACGATATCACCACCCTGCTCAAGGCATTAGGCCAGCTCATTAGTCATCGAGTTCCCCTCACTGTATCGCCACTTATTGATGGATTAAACCGTCAAATAGCGCTGGAGCAATTAGCCTCTGCAGCTTGCGCGAAACAGATAAAAGGTAAACAGATGTCGAACCTAACATTACAAGGGGAAGTCTAATGTCTTCTTCAGACAGAAATACTAGCTCCAAACAGAGCAAGATAGCTATTGTTGGTTTAGCTACGCTGTACCCAGATGCTAACAGTCCACAGCAATTTTGGCAGAACTTACTCGAGAAACGAGATTCTCGTAGCACCTTGACCGATAAGAAGCTCGGTGCCAATAGCGCCGATTACCAGGGTGTACAGGGTGAGTCAGACCGTTTTTATTGCGATAAAGGCGGTTACATTGAAAACTTCAGCTTTGATCCGTCAGGCTATAAGCTCGCAGCAGATAGCCTTGAGAGTTTAGACAACAGCTTTCTATGGGCACTCGATACCAGCCGCAAAGCATTAGATGATGCGGGCATAGCCCTTAACAATGATGACTTGCTTGCACGTACTGGCGTTATTATGGGGGCGCTCTCTTTTCCCACTGAGCGCTCCAACGACCTATTCTTGCCTATTTATCACAGTGCGGTAGAAAAAGCGTTACAAGATAAGCTTGGCAGCCAAAACTTCAAGTTAAGCGCCACTAATGCAGCAAGCCCGCGGGCGACTAATGAGTCCACCCTAAATACTGCTAATGGCGCCATTGCCCATAACACTTCAAAAGTGGTTGCTGACGCTCTTGGGCTTGGCAGTGCTCAGTTAAGTCTAGATGCTGCTTGTGCAAGCTCTGTTTACTCACTTAAACTTGCTTGTGATTACTTAAGCACAGGCAAAGCCGATGTGATGCTTGCAGGCGCCGTATCTGGCGCTGACCCATTCTTTATCAACATGGGATTCTCTATATTCCATGCTTACCCAGATCATGGGGTATCAGTGCCCTTTGACGGTAACAGCAAGGGGTTATTTGCGGGTGAAGGTGCGGGGGTATTAGTACTTAAGCGCCTTGAAGATGCAGAACGCGATAACGACAAAATCTACGCAGTGGTTAGCGGAGTGGGATTATCAAATGATGGCAAAGGCCAATTTGTATTAAGTCCAAACCCTAAAGGTCAGGTCAAAGCCTTTGAGCGTGCTTATGCTGCTAGTGACATAGAGCCTAAAGATATTGAAGTGATTGAGTGTCACGCAACTGGCACGCCACTGGGTGACAAAATTGAACTCACTTCAATGGAAACCTTTTTCGAGGATAAGCTGCAAGATAGCAGTGCCCCGCTTATCGGCTCAGCCAAATCAAACTTAGGCCATCTGCTCACCGCGGCTGGCATGCCAGGGATCATGAAGATGATCTTTGCCATGAAAGAGGGTTTATTGCCACCGAGCATTAATATCAGTGATGCTATCTCGTCACCAAATCAGTTATTTGGTCAAGCGACCATGCCAAACTTAGTACAAGGCTGGCCAGATAAACCCTCTAATAATCATTTTGGCGTAAAAACTCGCCACGCAGGCGTTTCTGTATTTGGCTTTGGCGGCTGTAATGCTCATCTATTACTTGAGTCTTACTCGCAAAAATCGGCACCGAGCCAAGCCCAAAGTTCAGTGGTCACAGCAGCGACACCTGCACCATTGAAGATAGTTGGCCTCAGTTCGCATTTTGGACCTTTAAGCACCATTAACCAGCTCGACAATGCCATTGCAAGTAACAGTGATGCATTTATTGAGCTGCCAGAAAAACGTTGGAAAGGCTTAGAGAAACACCCCGAGTTACTGGCACAGTTTGGTCTTAACGCTGCGCCGAAAGGGGCTTACGTTGATAACTTTGAGCTAGATTTCCTACGCTTCAAACTGCCTCCAAACGAAGACGACCGCTTGATTTCACAGCAACTGATGCTGATGCGCGTCACCGATGAAGCCATTCGTGATGCCAAGTTACAAGCGGGGCAAAAAGTGGCCGTGTTAGTTGCGATGGAAACAGAGCTTGAGCTGCATCAGTTCCGCGGTCGAGTTAATCTGCACACCCAACTGCAACAAAGCTTAGCTGCGTTAGGTGTTAACCTAAGTATTGATGAATACCAAGCACTTGAAGCTATCGCCATGGACAGCGTGCTTGACGCTGCCAAGCTTAATCAATATACCAGCTTTATTGGCAACATTATGGCGTCTCGCGTGTCGTCACTGTGGGACTTCAATGGCCCAGCCTTTACCATTTCAGCGGCAGAACAATCGGTAAGTCGCTGTATTGATGTTGCTCAAAACCTTATTGCCGAAGATAATCTTGATGCAGTCGTGATTGCAGCAGTCGATTTATCAGGCAGCTTTGAGCAGGTTATCTTGAAGAACAGCATCGCCCCGGTAGCCATGACGCCAAAGGGTAATACTGCAGCACAAGCTAGTTGGAACGTTGGCGAAGGTGCTGGCGCAGTCGTGTTAGTCAAAGATGAAAGCACATCAGGTCGCGCTTACGGCCAAATTGATGCATTGGCATTTGGCCATGCGCAGCAATTGCCGCAAGTGACCGATAAACTACTGACACAAACCGCAACTAACAGTACCAGCATCAATGTTGTTGAAACCAATATCGCACCAGGCAGCTTAACCACAAACGTGACACTGAACGACAGCTTTGTGAACGCCGTTGCTACCAGCGCCGATGATCGAATCGGCCACTGCTTTGCCGCTGCAGGAATGGCAAGTTTACTTCATGGATTATTGAGTGTATCTCGCAACGCGGCAGCAACTAACAAAGCTCTGATCACCAATGTGAGTGAAAACCAAGCTTCTCAATTATTGATTAGTCAGAGCCAATGCGAGCAGCAAGCATTGGCTGCGCGCCTAGCCAATGAGCTTAAATCTGACGCAAAACATCAGCTAGTAAAGCAAGTCACCTTGGGGGGTCGTGATATCTATCAACATATCTACGACACACCACTAGCTAGCTTGGCTGCAATTAAGAACAAAATGGCAAATGGCGCAGTATCCACCCTGCCCCTGCAACCAAACAAACCTATGGTAGTTAGAGCGCAACAGACAGCTCAGCTTTCAACCTTACCTATGAGTGCTGTAAGTGCCTCCGATATAAACACGGCAGCAGTTGCGACTCAAACGCTCAGCACTCAAACATTAGGCACTTCATCTATGACGACTCAAGTTAAACCGACACAAGCAAACCCCGTTGTTAGCACTACAATTGATGTTTCAGCAGGCGACTTAGCTGCATTCCAACAAAATCAGCAGCTCGCCCAGCAAGCACACCATGCATTTCTTAAGAGCCGCTCTGCAGGTATGCAAGTTGCCGATGCACTGCTAAAACAACAACTTGCTCAAGCAACAGGCCAAGCTGTAGCACCTCAAACTGTCACAACGACCGCTCCTGCAGCCGTTGCTCAGCCTGCTCCTATTGCAGCAGCTGTGAATGTTATCGCTCCTGATCACGCTAATGTGCCACCTTATATCGCGCCAACGCCAGCACTTAAGCCTTGCATCTGGAACTACGCTGATTTAGTTGAATACGCTGAGGGCGACATTGCTAATGTATTTGGCAGCGATTACGCGATAATCGATAGCTACTCGCGTCGCGTTCGCCTACCAACCACTGACTACCTGTTGGTCTCTCGTGTCACTAAGCTCGATGCGACTATTAACGAGTTTAAGCCTTGTTCAATGACCACTGAATACGACATTCCAGTCGATGCACCGTATCTGGTCGATGGTCAGATCCCGT
Encoded proteins:
- the pfaC gene encoding eicosapentaenoate synthase subunit PfaC, yielding MSSSDRNTSSKQSKIAIVGLATLYPDANSPQQFWQNLLEKRDSRSTLTDKKLGANSADYQGVQGESDRFYCDKGGYIENFSFDPSGYKLAADSLESLDNSFLWALDTSRKALDDAGIALNNDDLLARTGVIMGALSFPTERSNDLFLPIYHSAVEKALQDKLGSQNFKLSATNAASPRATNESTLNTANGAIAHNTSKVVADALGLGSAQLSLDAACASSVYSLKLACDYLSTGKADVMLAGAVSGADPFFINMGFSIFHAYPDHGVSVPFDGNSKGLFAGEGAGVLVLKRLEDAERDNDKIYAVVSGVGLSNDGKGQFVLSPNPKGQVKAFERAYAASDIEPKDIEVIECHATGTPLGDKIELTSMETFFEDKLQDSSAPLIGSAKSNLGHLLTAAGMPGIMKMIFAMKEGLLPPSINISDAISSPNQLFGQATMPNLVQGWPDKPSNNHFGVKTRHAGVSVFGFGGCNAHLLLESYSQKSAPSQAQSSVVTAATPAPLKIVGLSSHFGPLSTINQLDNAIASNSDAFIELPEKRWKGLEKHPELLAQFGLNAAPKGAYVDNFELDFLRFKLPPNEDDRLISQQLMLMRVTDEAIRDAKLQAGQKVAVLVAMETELELHQFRGRVNLHTQLQQSLAALGVNLSIDEYQALEAIAMDSVLDAAKLNQYTSFIGNIMASRVSSLWDFNGPAFTISAAEQSVSRCIDVAQNLIAEDNLDAVVIAAVDLSGSFEQVILKNSIAPVAMTPKGNTAAQASWNVGEGAGAVVLVKDESTSGRAYGQIDALAFGHAQQLPQVTDKLLTQTATNSTSINVVETNIAPGSLTTNVTLNDSFVNAVATSADDRIGHCFAAAGMASLLHGLLSVSRNAAATNKALITNVSENQASQLLISQSQCEQQALAARLANELKSDAKHQLVKQVTLGGRDIYQHIYDTPLASLAAIKNKMANGAVSTLPLQPNKPMVVRAQQTAQLSTLPMSAVSASDINTAAVATQTLSTQTLGTSSMTTQVKPTQANPVVSTTIDVSAGDLAAFQQNQQLAQQAHHAFLKSRSAGMQVADALLKQQLAQATGQAVAPQTVTTTAPAAVAQPAPIAAAVNVIAPDHANVPPYIAPTPALKPCIWNYADLVEYAEGDIANVFGSDYAIIDSYSRRVRLPTTDYLLVSRVTKLDATINEFKPCSMTTEYDIPVDAPYLVDGQIPWAVAVESGQCDLMLISYLGIDFENKGERVYRLLDCTLTFLGDLPRGGDTLRYDIKINNYAHNGETLLFFFSYECFVGDTMILKMDGGCAGFFTDEELADGKGVIRTEDEIKARSLAVKKTFNPLLDCPKTSFSYPEIHKLLTADIEGCFGASHKGNAQPSLCFASEKFLMIEQVSKVERNGGTWGLGLIEGHKQLEANHWYFPCHFQGDQVMAGSLMAEGCGQLLQFYMLHLGMHTQTKNGRFQPLENASQQVRCRGQVLPQSGVLTYRMEVTEIGFNPQPYAKANIDILLNGKAVVDFQNLGVMIKEEDECTRYPLLTSSTTNEPSTATCNAHKEYQAASVNAPLMAQIPDLTKAPNKGVIPISHVEAPITPGYPNRVPDTVPFTPYHMFEFATGNIENCFGPEFSIYRGMIPPRTPCGDLQVTTRVIEVNGKRGDFKKPSSCIAEYEVPTDAWYFDKNSHQAVMPYSILMEISLQPNGFISGYMGTTLGFPGLELFFRNLDGSGELLREVDLRGKTIRNDSRLLSTVMAGTNIIQSFSFELSTDGEPFYRGSAVFGYFKGEALKDQLGLDNGRVTQPWHVANDVAPTTTVNLLDKSCRHFNAPASQPHYRLAGGQLNFIDSVEIVDNGGTEGLGYLYAERTIDPSDWFFQFHFHQDPVMPGSLGVEAIIETMQTYAISKDLGAGFKNPKFGQILSNIKWKYRGQINPLNKQMSMDVSITSVKDENGKKVITGNASLSKDGLRIYEVFDIAISIEESV